The Prunus persica cultivar Lovell chromosome G8, Prunus_persica_NCBIv2, whole genome shotgun sequence genome includes a region encoding these proteins:
- the LOC18766716 gene encoding uncharacterized protein LOC18766716: MVGDGFIINHSTNSSNKLESPKKTKKKKKRGGTKKKMTTEQTLAFKSVSEWVFLEQASSLPSTAASCVVDDFGVQKSLGRGGDKVVFELHSHSKCSDGFLSPSKLVERAHGNGVKVLALTDHDTMSGIPEALEAARRFRIKIIPGVEISTKFYPRGDSEPEEPVHILAYYSSCGPTSFEDLEKFLSNIRDGRYLRAKTMVSKLNMLKLPVKWEHVSRIAGKGVAPGRLHVARALVEAGYVENLKQAFSRYLFDGGPAYSTGSEPLAEEAIQMICDTGGVAVLAHPWSLKNPVTIIKRLKEAGLHGIEVYRSDGKLAVYSDLAETYDLLKLGGSDYHGRGGHGESELGSVNLPVLVLRDFLKVARPIWCRSIRHILENYAEEPSDFNLAKITRFGKGVSPVSCGKDLIDRCLSSWLTNEERQNAVFEAVRLKLSHVSINQGGIQVPIESK, translated from the exons ATGGTGGGTGACGGCTTTATCATTAACCACAGCACGAACAGTTCCAACAAATTAGAGAgcccaaagaaaacaaagaagaagaagaagcgtGGTGGTaccaagaagaagatgaccaCCGAGCAGACTTTGGCTTTCAAATCTGTGAGTGAATGGGTTTTCTTGGAACAAGCTTCTTCACTGCCTTCCACTGCAGCTTCTTGTGTTGTCGATGATTTTGGGGTACAGAAGAGCCTTGGAAGAGGTGGAGACAAGGTAGTGTTTGAATTGCATTCACATTCAAAATGCAGTGATGGGTTTCTTTCGCCTTCCAAGTTGGTGGAGAGGGCTCATGGAAATGGG GTGAAAGTTCTTGCTCTGACAGATCATGACACGATGTCTGGCATACCTGAGGCCCTGGAAGCAGCTCGGAGATTTCGCATAAAGATAATTCCAGGTGTTGAAATCAGTACAAAATTCTACCCAAG AGGAGATTCTGAACCAGAGGAACCAGTACACATCCTTGCATATTACAGCAGCTGCGGGCCAACAAGTTTTGAAGATCTGGAAAAGTTCTTGTCTAATATAAGGGATGGTCGTTATCTTCGCGCAAAAACTATGGTCTCCAAACTGAACATGCTCAAGTTGCCTGTTAAATGGGAGCATGTCTCAAGGATTGCAGGCAAGGGAGTCGCTCCTGGGAGACTGCATGTGGCCCGCGCGCTGGTTGAAGCAGGTTATGTGGAAAACCTGAAACAAGCTTTTTCCCGCTATCTTTTCGATGGTGGACCTGCATACTCGAC GGGAAGCGAACCTCTGGCAGAAGAAGCAATACAAATGATTTGTGATACAGGAGGTGTGGCTGTGCTAGCTCATCCTTGGTCATTGAAAAATCCGGTGACCATCATAAAAAGGTTGAAAGAAGCTGGTCTTCACGGGATTGAAGTTTATAGAAGTGATGGAAAACTGGCTG TGTACAGTGATCTAGCTGAAACTTATGATCTTTTGAAGCTTGGAGGGTCAGATTATCATGGGAGAGGTGGGCATGGTGAGTCTGAGCTGGGTAGTGTGAACCTTCCAGTGCTGGTTTTGCGTGACTTTCTTAAAGTAGCTCGGCCAATTTGGTGTCGTTCCATTAGGCACATTTTAGAAAATTATGCCGAGGAGCCTTCAGATTTTAATCTAGCAAAGATTACAAGGTTTGGGAAGGGAGTTTCCCCCGTAAGCTGCGGCAAGGATTTGATTGATCGCTGCTTGTCTTCGTGGTTGACAAATGAAGAGAGGCAAAATGCAGTTTTCGAGGCCGTCAGATTGAAGCTTTCCCATGTTTCAATTAATCAGGGAGGAATCCAGGTTCCTATAGAGAGTAAATAA